A stretch of the Aspergillus puulaauensis MK2 DNA, chromosome 6, nearly complete sequence genome encodes the following:
- a CDS encoding condensin subunit BRN1 (BUSCO:EOG09260WU6;~COG:L;~EggNog:ENOG410PFHS;~InterPro:IPR022816;~PFAM:PF05786;~go_component: GO:0000796 - condensin complex [Evidence IEA];~go_process: GO:0007076 - mitotic chromosome condensation [Evidence IEA]): MPRVSKHRRSNGAATPQKNSPLKIPLNDDIGEKAARIGARQALHDRQMDQIKAAVKTPMPPRRYTTYDRSSMSPGTPQGSGHRSRDSDAHGRRGVTPMKRVPILANFEEWMKMATDNKINATNSWNFALIDYFHDMSLLKEGDSVNFQKASCTLDGCVKIYTSRVDSVATETGKLLSGLADSRDKKAREAEAEGEGAEDDEDGEEGTSRKSRKKRGHEATLAPSFASLQLKKFELEFSVDPLFKKASADFDEGGAKGLLLNHLAIDGHGRIVFDSSDDAVETSKDTDDTRAESEFPEDSEPTPQPQSTEQPRDDSFDAGVEIDIAPLAGKFFPDLERLEAQDICPSLKNFDLGDPTGSLDIPLLKAPEEWRHDKGNEEGHPSNEASGIMLDDDNAVGFDDDDASLAGFDLSDDAGFGGGGEAWAREAALEPMLKVHRVDLEGEEPRDGEDLDNDDAYAISLNHQPGSRDHENILSYFDNALQKNWAGPEHWKIRRIKENAATNVASAAPKQRKEKEPFEIDFSAPLDPAVAELIYTPASSNSTISLPKTQWKTKGRNLLPDDKHFNSRQLLRLFLKPKARMGSRKLTGPRSFNQRRQEQTSGNGDMDEAFWANHKTEDTGDDEAAPGAYDANFFADDDGLAFPNGLGMGDDDDDNLPFADAREMLSPPPGGTLGTSAEENGGATGITALLNMVGATPGGGFGSQLVTQGARRARPDYVAYARVAKKVDVRRLKTEMWKGMGERLISAMDSDTQPGDVTNPPEEHHGTDDDGPPTPTPMHKRPRLSSDLEDPKNNGHLRFTQVMNSLKSVYAPETLRDISTSFGFICLLHLANEQGLMLQNDDETSGLGLGNLEEIFVTKDVNAILDEAAA; the protein is encoded by the exons ATGCCCCGCGTCTCAAAACATCGCCGTTCTAATGGCGCTGCTACACCCCAGAAGAACTCGCCTCTGAA GATCCCGTTGAACGATGATATCGGGGAGAAGGCGGCCCGTATCGGGGCCCGCCAGGCCCTACATGACCGCCAGATGGATCAAATTAAGGCCGCCGTGAAGACGCCCATGCCGCCGCGCAGATATACAACCTATGACCGATCGAGCATGAGTCCCGGCACACCCCAAGGCTCTGGTCACCGTAGTCGTGACAGCGATGCTCACGGACGCCGAGGAGTTACCCCGATGAAGCGTGTGCCAATTTTGGCAAACTTTGAAGAGTGGATGAAAATGGCAACTGACAACAAAATTAATGCGACGAACTCGTGGAACTTCGCATTGATTGACTATTTCCACGACATGTCTCTCTTGAAGGAAGGGGACAGTGTGAACTTTCAGAAAGCTAGTTGCACATTGGATGGCTGCGTGAAGATTTACACAAGTAGAGTTGACAGTGTAGCCACAGAAACTGGGAAACTTCTGAGTGGTTTGGCCGACAGTAGGGACAAGAAAGCACGCGAGGCTGAGGCCGAAGGGGAAGGggccgaagacgatgaagacggcgaagagggcaCTAGTAGAAAGTCTCGGAAAAAG CGTGGGCATGAGGCAACACTCGCTCCGTCGTTTGCTTCACTACAGTTGAAAAAGTTCGAGTTGGAGTTCTCGGTTGACCCGCTGTTCAAGAAGGCATCTGCGGATTTTGACGAAGGCGGTGCTAAAGGCCTACTTCTCAACCACCTGGCAATTGATGGGCATGGCCGTATCGTATTCGATAGTAGTGATGACGCCGTGGAGACTTCCAAGGATACGGACGACACAAGAGCAGAGTCAGAGTTTCCCGAAGATTCCGAACCCACGCCGCAACCACAATCCACGGAACAGCCTCGCGATGATTCATTCGATGCGGGAGTGGAGATAGATATTGCTCCCCTGGCCGGCAAATTCTTCCCGGACCTCGAGCGACTTGAAGCGCAAGATATCTGCCCTTCCTTGAAAAATTTCGACCTTGGTGACCCTACTGGCTCATTAGATATCCCTCTCTTAAAGGCGCCCGAAGAATGGCGACATGACAAAGGAAACGAGGAGGGACACCCGTCAAATGAAGCCTCTGGTATTATGCTagatgatgataatgctGTCGGatttgatgatgatgatgcaagCTTGGCTGGCTTCGATCTCAGTGATGATGCtggatttggaggaggaggagaagcatGGGCTCGTGAAGCCGCCCTAGAGCCCATGCTCAAGGTGCACCGCGTTGATCTAGAAGGCGAGGAGCCtcgggatggagaagatctCGACAACGATGATGCTTATGCTATATCACTCAATCATCAGCCAGGCAGCCGGGACCACGAAAATATCCTCAGCTATTTTGATAACGCATTGCAAAAGAATTGGGCGGGACCCGAGCATTGGAAGATTCGACGAATCAAGGAGAATGCTGCTACGAATGTCGCGAGTGCGGCGCCAAAACAacgaaaggaaaaggaaccTTTTGAGATTGACTTTTCTGCACCCCTTGACCCGGCTGTGGCCGAATTGATCTACACTCCAGCAAGCTCCAACTCCACGATATCGCTCCCAAAGACACAATGGAAAACAAAGGGCCGCAACCTACTTCCCGATGATAAACACTTCAACTCGCGGCAACTACTCCGTCTCTTCCTGAAGCCAAAAGCACGGATGGGGTCGAGAAAGTTGACAGGGCCACGAAGCTTTAATCAACGACGCCAGGAACAAACCTCCGGTAATGGCGACATGGATGAGGCATTCTGGGCCAACCACAAAACAGAGGATACTGGTGATGACGAGGCAGCCCCTGGGGCTTATGATGCCAACTTCTtcgccgatgatgatggcctTGCCTTCCCGAATGGCCTAGGTatgggcgatgatgacgatgacaacCTCCCATTCGCGGATGCCAGGGAGATGTTGTCCCCTCCGCCCGGTGGGACTCTGGGCACATCCGCCGAAGAAAATGGCGGGGCCACAGGTATTACAGCCTTACTGAATATGGTTGGCGCTACTCCTGGTGGTGGCTTCGGATCGCAATTAGTTACGCAGGGCGCTCGGAGAGCACGACCTGATTATGTTGCCTACGCGCGAGTCGCCAAGAAGGTTGATGTTCGTCGACTCAAAACAGAGATGTGGAAAGGTATGGGTGAGAGACTAATATCCGCAATGGACTCCGATACTCAACCCGGCGATGTGACCAACCCGCCGGAAGAACACCATGGAACCGATGACGATGGCCCTCCAACCCCGACCCCGATGCATAAACGCCCAAGGCTGTCATCGGACTTGGAAGATCCCAAGAACAATGGGCACTTACGTTTCACTCAAGTAATGAACTCTCTCAAGTCTGTCTATGCTCCCGAGACGCTGCGCGATATTAGTACATCATTTGGCTTCATTTGCCTACTTCATCTAGCCAACGAGCAAGGGCTCATGCTGCAAAATGACGATGAGACGAGTGGTCTTGGGCTAGGCAATTTAGAGGAGATCTTCGTCACGAAGGATGTAAATGCTATTCTCGACGAAGCGGCGGCCTGA
- a CDS encoding uncharacterized protein (COG:S;~EggNog:ENOG410PIM8;~TransMembrane:4 (i175-201o221-244i256-281o323-350i)), with amino-acid sequence MSASNNNHNDSPQTYEPTSPTDFVGNNNRRSMASSPQPMASGVQESSPDPVAAPITSPRSARFAEATAIHSPTAMENSRSPFADPPNQSRNQPDVSDVGFGYVNAQDSTQHVPHHAAPVSPLKSALKVPGTPARTLNPLSPTFREEFNLEKQEKQAEKANAKDLAIKVRVRVAKIFLRFVSFGCSIIVLAILCTTLTIFHATKNLPSRSGTTAWAVGTNPWPQYLLLATACLSLLACLAVFWTWRKRGYKRAEKVAVYYSIFSVGFFGFTLILWVVVAAVYQNSKSNGGNQDLWGWSCVTGNQRATVYANDIDYPLLCRLQDWGLVCAVIEIVVEVLVVLIYAVVFYRFWSKRKLAKSMGRRDKARSDLYLAQLRLQSAPNTPGFPLSPKSPWVSTTIQDPYSQAEKGEGTATQFATPVSPTRPKPTFQLQPPPIRVQNATPKTEQGEFSAPAPTPSPPQEHMSAAPGERTYEAVPIPGAYASPMTPSFPQGAR; translated from the exons ATGTCCGCCTCGAATAACAATCACAACGATTCGCCACAGACTTACGAGCCAACCTCGCCAACGGATTTTGTTGGAAACAATAACCGAAGGTCAATGGCATCATCACCACAACCAATGGCAAGCGGAGTGCAGGAAAGCTCTCCTGACCCAGTGGCCGCTCCAATAACAAGCCCTCGATCTGCCCGGTTCGCGGAAGCAACTGCAATTCACTCGCCTACTGCTATGGAAAACAGTAGATCCCCGTTTGCGGACCCTCCGAACCAGTCTCGGAACCAACCCGATGTCTCTGACGTTGGTTTTGGCTATGTGAACGCACAAGACTCTACGCAGCATGTACCTCATCATGCGGCACCGGTGTCACCACTGAAAAGCGCCTTAAAGGTACCAGGGACACCGGCTCGCACATTAAACCCCCTTAGCCCAACTTTCCGTGAAGAGTTCAATCTAGAaaagcaggagaagcaggcAGAGAAAGCAAACGCAAAAGACCTG GCTATCAAAGTGCGTGTTAGAGTGGCCAAGATCTTCCTTCGCTTCGTCAGCTTTGGTTGTAGTATAATTGTTCTTGCCATTTTATGTACGACTTTGACCATCTTCCACGCGACCAAGAATCTACCTTCAAGGAGTGGCACCACAGCTTGGGCCGTTGGTACCAACCCATGGCCACAATACTTGCTCCTAGCGACTGCGTGTTTGTCGCTGCTCGCTTGCCTGGCTGTTTTCTGGACCTGGAGAAAACGTGGCTATAAGCGTGCAGAGAAGGTTGCGGTCTACTACTCGATATTTTCCGTCGGTTTCTTCGGATTTACCCTCATTCTGTGGGTTGTGGTTGCAGCCGTCTACCAGAATTCCAAGTCCAATGGAGGCAACCAGGATCTTTGGGGTTGGTCGTGTGTAACAGGTAACCAGCGAGCGACAGTGTACGCCAATGATATTGACTATCCGCTCTTGTGCCGACTCCAG GACTGGGGGCTAGTCTGCGCAGTCATTGAAATCGTTGTCGAAGTCTTGGTTGTTCTTATCTATGCCGTTGTCTTCTACCGATTCTGGTCCAAGCGTAAGCTCGCCAAGTCCATGGGTCGCCGAGACAAGGCCCGATCAGACTTGTACCTAGCCCAGCTACGACTTCAGTCCGCCCCCAACACCCCAGGGTTCCCATTAAGCCCCAAATCACCGTGGGTCTCAACAACAATACAAGATCCCTACTCCCAAGCAGAGAAAGGGGAGGGGACTGCTACGCAGTTTGCAACTCCTGTCTCTCCAACCAGGCCTAAGCCAACTTTTCAACTCCAACCGCCTCCTATTCGTGTGCAGAACGCGACTCCAAAGACAGAGCAGGGAGAGTTTTCCGCTCCGGCCCCTACGCCGTCTCCTCCCCAGGAGCACATGAGTGCCGCGCCAGGAGAGCGAACATACGAAGCTGTGCCGATCCCCGGCGCCTATGCTAGTCCAATGACACCGAGCTTTCCCCAAGGGGCCCGCTAA